A genome region from Anastrepha ludens isolate Willacy chromosome 3, idAnaLude1.1, whole genome shotgun sequence includes the following:
- the LOC128856557 gene encoding uncharacterized protein LOC128856557, which translates to MNTNQRFDLIKKHDLCINCLGNGHRMIQCPSKNRCRCCNRAHHTLLHHENASQPTQTTPVAGPAFQPSGSTRPTWQTSSQESTATHSHMGASEGGQVILATAMILVKDAMGTYKLGRALLDSCSQLNFITEDFAQKLRLRREKHDVGVRSIGDSLTSLKARTTTTIKSRTSAFQLSLQFGITSHIAYQPGAEIDTSGWSLPANTKLADEMFFKPRRIDLLLGTEAFFDALAVGQNRLGPNLPTLQKTLFGWVVSGRFRGDYNVTSSSCLLSNETSIDENLQRLWQLEAIDTSPKPTQPDHRICEEHFTKTTHQDHTGRITVNLPFKDNPICLGDSFDIARRRFLALERRLLRSSEIRPQYIAFMEEYESLGHMSVVAHPNLKEPHYYMPHHCVLKPSSTSTKLRVVFDASCRTSTQTSLNDHLLVGPTIQQDLYMLLLRFRLYRFAITADITKMYSQVLVENNCRQFQYILWRASPDSDLRTYQLNTVTYGTASGPYLAVRSLHYLADQHMAEFPIGASAIKSSFYVDDMLCGADDITTLHTLRHEVVEVLRRGQFPISKWHSNHPDFKEGQATKELRINDDLVTSALGVTWHQRSDVFSFGFNPKQQYNSVTKRTILSIASSLFDPLGLLSPLIITAKIILQELWLLKLDWDESVPQHLQQAWTNCLASLNSISSLIVPRYCWQPTGRNIQIHGFCDASIRAYGCSVYIRTEDLDGHVEVQLLTSRSRVAPVKRQSLPKLELCSAHLLASLYAKIKDVFTDQPLSSYFWTDSQLVLHWLQQQSITLSTFVGNRVSDIQELTVGGHWRYVPTRENRADLVSRGCPTAELKQSNWFSGPAFLCQDQTKWPNQKPPVDLDGDVINSEKRKTTLTTMMETNYILNIINGISSYPHCLRLVAWLFRFFDSSRKKSRFTTASPSPDELRRASHCLIWNVQQHHFSVDFQLLKKNRSLKSNLKFLTPFIDTSTGYELIKVGGRLDYTELPDSQKHPLLLPSNSQFILTYVRHLHLRNYHAGPKALVALIRLEYWIVNARDLARRVVRSCVHCVRYKPTLLQQVMGPLPRERVQPTRPFERCGIDFCGPISTYLRVRGKTPTKSYLAIFVCLVTKAVHIEVVSDLSTKAFLNALKRMGGRRKMQCHIFCDNATNFVGASNPLQEVKQFLFKHETQNEINKYCSSAFINFHFIPPRAPHFGGLWEAAVKSAKGLLYRTLTNTRLTYEELSTVAVEIEAILNSRPLSPLSSDPNDFEALTAGHFLVGSSLRALPESSLEERNISNLDRYDMITAIKQRFWRRWSSDYVNELRSRVKWTTPTPNLAEGTLVIIHDDNLPPQRWKLDRVESTVRGRDGHVRVVRLRTTNGSCCRPVHKLAILPVS; encoded by the coding sequence ATGAACACAAATCAACGCTTTGATCTCATCAAGAAGCATGATCTATGCATCAACTGCTTAGGCAATGGTCATAGAATGATCCAATGTCCATCCAAGAATCGCTGCCGCTGTTGCAATCGAGCACACCACACGTTGTTGCATCATGAGAATGCATCTCAACCCACTCAAACAACTCCAGTGGCAGGTCCCGCATTCCAGCCTTCGGGGTCTACTCGACCTACATGGCAAACTTCATCTCAAGAATCGACAGCAACCCACTCGCACATGGGTGCATCGGAAGGTGGGCAGGTGATTCTTGCAACGGCTATGATCCTGGTCAAGGACGCTATGGGTACGTATAAGTTGGGCAGAGCCCTCCTAGATTCATGCTCTCAACTCAATTTCATCACTGAGGATTTCGCGCAAAAACTACGCCTTCGACGTGAGAAACATGATGTGGGCGTTCGAAGCATTGGAGACTCGCTAACCAGTCTTAAGGCGCGTACGACCACGACCATCAAATCGCGCACTTCAGCCTTTCAACTGTCACTTCAATTCGGAATCACCTCGCACATAGCATACCAGCCAGGTGCCGAGATCGACACGTCCGGTTGGAGCTTGCCAGCCAATACCAAATTAGCAGACGAGATGTTTTTTAAGCCCCGGCGCATAGACCTGTTGTTAGGAACAGAGGCCTTCTTTGATGCTCTTGCTGTTGGCCAAAATCGACTGGGTCCAAATTTACCGACGCTTCAGAAGACGTTGTTTGGTTGGGTCGTCTCTGGTAGGTTTCGAGGTGACTATAACGTGACGTCATCATCTTGTCTGCTGTCAAATGAAACCTCAATCGACGAGAATTTGCAACGCCTATGGCAACTGGAAGCCATCGACACGTCACCAAAACCAACTCAGCCAGACCATCGAATTTGTGAAGAGCATTTCACAAAAACAACTCATCAAGACCACACTGGTCGAATTACTGTAAATCTGCCATTTAAAGACAACCCAATTTGTCTCGGAGACTCCTTCGATATCGCTCGTCGGCGATTCCTTGCGCTTGAGAGACGTCTTCTACGTTCGTCCGAAATCCGTCCGCAGTACATTGCCTTCATGGAAGAGTACGAAAGTCTTGGCCACATGTCAGTAGTAGCACACCCCAACTTGAAAGAGCCACACTACTATATGCCACATCACTGCGTGCTTAAACCTAGCAGCACGTCAACTAAATTGCGAGTAGTGTTTGATGCCTCGTGCCGCACCTCAACACAAACATCATTGAACGATCATTTGTTAGTGGGGCCCACAATTCAACAAGATTTATACATGCTTCTATTACGTTTTCGTCTGTATCGTTTCGCCATCACCGCAGATATCACTAAAATGTACAGCCAAGTACTCGTAGAAAATAATTGTCGACAATTTCAATACATACTTTGGCGAGCTTCCCCAGACTCAGATCTCCGCACGTACCAGCTCAACACTGTAACATACGGAACAGCTTCGGGCCCATACCTTGCGGTACGCAGCCTACACTACCTGGCAGACCAGCATATGGCAGAGTTTCCGATCGGCGCTTCGGCAATAAAATCATCCTTTTATGTCGACGACATGTTATGTGGTGCCGACGATATAACCACGTTACACACACTCAGGCATGAAGTTGTTGAAGTACTCCGTCGTGGACAGTTTCCAATATCGAAATGGCACTCAAATCACCCAGACTTCAAGGAAGGTCAAGCAACAAAGGAGCTTCGTATCAACGACGATTTAGTGACCAGTGCGTTAGGAGTAACATGGCATCAACGAAGCGACGTATTTTCGTTCGGCTTTAACCCGAAACAGCAATACAATTCGGTTACAAAGCGGACAATATTGTCTATTGCCTCATCGCTGTTTGATCCACTTGGCTTGTTGTCACCATTGATAATCACTGCCAAGATTATCCTCCAAGAGCTATGGTTATTGAAGCTCGATTGGGACGAGTCTGTACCTCAGCACCTACAACAAGCTTGGACAAACTGCTTAGCATCATTAAACTCGATTTCGTCACTCATCGTGCCTCGTTATTGCTGGCAACCAACCGGACGGAACATACAAATACACGGGTTTTGCGACGCATCAATTCGAGCATACGGTTGCTCTGTATACATACGTACGGAAGACTTGGATGGACATGTTGAAGTTCAGTTACTTACATCAAGGTCAAGAGTCGCTCCAGTCAAAAGGCAGTCGCTTCCCAAACTTGAACTTTGTAGTGCGCACCTTCTTGCATCTctctacgcaaaaataaaagatgtTTTTACTGATCAACCTCTAAGCAGTTACTTTTGGACCGATTCACAACTAGTACTGCATTGGCTTCAACAGCAGTCAATAACGCTTTCAACTTTTGTAGGGAACAGAGTATCGGATATACAAGAGTTGACTGTAGGTGGACACTGGAGATACGTACCAACGCGCGAGAATCGTGCGGATCTTGTATCTCGAGGCTGCCCTACTGCAGAACTTAAACAATCGAATTGGTTTTCCGGTCCAGCTTTTTTGTGTCAAGATCAGACTAAATGGCCAAATCAAAAACCACCAGTTGACCTCGACGGAGACGTCATCAATTCGGAAAAACGCAAAACGACACTTACCACAATGATGGAGACAAACTACATTCTCAACATCATCAATGGCATTAGCTCGTACCCCCATTGCTTACGTCTAGTCGCCTGGTTATTCCGGTTTTTTGATTCGTCCAGAAAGAAATCAAGGTTCACTACCGCTTCACCATCGCCTGACGAATTGCGACGCGCTTCACATTGCTTAATATGGAACGTTCAACAGCATCACTTCTCTGTCGACTTTCAGTTACTAAAGAAAAATCGatcattaaaaagtaatttaaaatttttgactccATTTATAGACACTTCGACTGGATACGAGCTTATCAAGGTTGGTGGCCGTCTGGACTACACCGAATTACCAGACAGCCAAAAACACCCATTGCTGTTGCCCAGTAATTCACAATTTATTTTGACGTATGTACGCCATTTACATCTTCGCAATTACCATGCAGGCCCAAAAGCCTTAGTCGCCTTGATCCGCCTTGAATATTGGATTGTCAACGCCAGAGATTTGGCCCGTCGCGTCGTTCGTTCGTGTGTGCATTGCGTTCGATACAAGCCCACCTTGCTGCAGCAAGTAATGGGACCCCTACCAAGAGAGCGTGTCCAACCAACACGTCCATTTGAACGCTGCGGAATCGACTTTTGCGGACCAATAAGCACTTACCTGCGAGTCCGAGGAAAGACACCTACCAAATCATACTTGGCGATATTTGTTTGTCTTGTCACTAAGGCGGTTCATATTGAGGTGGTCTCGGACTTGTCTACAAAAGCATTCCTGAACGCTCTAAAACGTATGGGTGGTCGGCGAAAGATGCAGTGCCACATTTTCTGCGACAACGCCACGAATTTTGTAGGAGCATCCAACCCTTTGCAAGAggtcaaacaatttttgttcaagCACGAAACCCAGAACGAAATTAACAAATATTGCTCTTCCGCTTTTATTAATTTCCATTTTATCCCACCTAGGGCACCCCATTTTGGCGGCCTCTGGGAAGCAGCAGTTAAAAGCGCAAAGGGACTGCTCTATCGCACATTGACTAATACAAGATTAACATATGAAGAACTGAGCACTGTAGCTGTGGAAATAGAGGCCATACTAAACTCGCGTCCGCTCTCACCGCTATCATCAGATCCCAATGACTTTGAAGCACTCACTGCTGGACATTTTTTGGTCGGGTCATCGCTACGTGCCCTACCCGAAAGCTCACTCGAAGAGAGAAATATCTCGAATTTGGATCGATACGATATGATTACGGCCATCAAGCAACGCTTTTGGCGCCGCTGGTCTTCAGACTATGTCAATGAACTACGCTCACGAGTCAAGTGGACGACACCTACACCCAATCTTGCAGAAGGTACGCTAGTGATCATCCACGACGATAACCTCCCACCACAACGCTGGAAGCTTGATCGCGTTGAGTCGACCGTACGTGGACGAGATGGTCACGTTCGAGTTGTGCGCCTCCGCACTACTAATGGGAGCTGTTGCCGGCCTGTTCACAAACTTGCCATCCTGCCAGTGTCTTGA